The following are from one region of the Gammaproteobacteria bacterium genome:
- a CDS encoding IS66 family transposase — translation MASLDKTSVRNEVSRLKADFEQLSCDGKVPRETQVLMNSMFMMMELMLSIFLERITKKDSRNSSKPSSQTEKDDSSLSHPGSQGKGKNENGALLKNTRVKESVTLSRVRLCDVCGEDLDNTPCSHHERRTKIDIVFEKVVEHVDAEVKQCPVCDATVKGKFPADMHGPLQYGDGLKAFVINLLVSQMVAINRAQTLLTSMIGVVISEATLLAFVLRLHRALERWEQHATAQLLKAPSMHVDETSLRVDKQNHWIHVYSAGEITLKFLHRKRGTAAITSIDIIPRYDGVIIHDCWSSYLSYDHCSHGLCGSHLLRELTFIVDANDYAWARHMKRLLQESCATVSRSTEKRLTDEALARLQKRYRTILTRGEKELPPIPQKPSGKRGKLAKSDAHNLLERLQKHEASVLLFAKNPHVSFTNNRAERDLRMSKVKQKVSGCFRSEIYAQAYCRISSYLQTMANKGHNPLLAIQMALAGEVNLIGGE, via the coding sequence ATGGCAAGCCTAGACAAAACCTCGGTCAGAAACGAAGTCAGCCGGTTGAAAGCGGATTTTGAGCAGCTCAGTTGCGACGGTAAAGTGCCTCGCGAAACTCAGGTGCTTATGAATAGCATGTTCATGATGATGGAGCTGATGCTCTCCATTTTTCTGGAAAGAATAACCAAGAAAGACAGCCGCAACTCCAGCAAGCCCTCCTCCCAAACGGAAAAGGACGACTCCTCGTTGAGTCATCCGGGGAGCCAGGGTAAGGGGAAAAACGAAAACGGCGCCCTGCTGAAAAACACGCGCGTCAAAGAGAGTGTGACTCTTTCTAGAGTCCGCCTCTGCGATGTATGTGGCGAAGATCTGGATAATACGCCCTGTAGTCACCATGAAAGACGGACGAAGATCGATATTGTTTTTGAGAAAGTCGTTGAGCATGTGGATGCCGAGGTCAAGCAGTGCCCGGTCTGCGATGCGACGGTCAAAGGGAAGTTCCCGGCGGATATGCACGGCCCGTTGCAATACGGCGATGGCTTAAAGGCCTTTGTCATCAATTTACTGGTGTCTCAGATGGTCGCGATCAATCGCGCGCAAACGCTGCTGACCTCCATGATCGGTGTTGTGATCTCTGAAGCCACTCTTCTGGCTTTTGTGCTGCGGCTTCATCGTGCCTTGGAGCGGTGGGAGCAGCACGCCACCGCACAGCTGCTGAAAGCACCCTCTATGCATGTGGATGAGACCTCCTTGCGGGTGGATAAGCAAAACCACTGGATACACGTGTACTCCGCAGGGGAGATCACCCTCAAGTTTTTACATCGAAAACGGGGCACGGCAGCGATCACGTCGATCGATATTATTCCGCGCTACGATGGCGTCATCATTCATGACTGCTGGTCATCCTACTTGTCCTATGATCACTGCTCTCACGGCCTGTGCGGCTCGCATCTGCTGCGCGAATTGACGTTCATTGTTGACGCCAATGACTACGCCTGGGCGCGCCACATGAAACGCCTTTTACAGGAGAGCTGCGCCACCGTCTCCAGAAGCACGGAAAAGAGATTGACCGATGAAGCACTGGCGCGGTTGCAAAAGCGCTACCGCACGATTCTCACCCGTGGCGAAAAAGAGCTTCCACCTATTCCCCAAAAGCCCAGCGGGAAACGCGGCAAACTCGCCAAGTCAGATGCGCACAATCTGCTGGAGCGATTGCAAAAACATGAGGCATCCGTCCTGCTGTTCGCCAAAAACCCGCATGTCTCCTTCACCAATAATCGGGCCGAGCGTGATTTGAGAATGTCCAAGGTGAAGCAAAAGGTCTCAGGCTGTTTCCGCTCAGAGATTTATGCTCAGGCTTATTGCCGAATATCAAGCTATCTGCAAACCATGGCCAACAAGGGGCATAATCCTCTTCTTGCGATTCAAATGGCTCTCGCGGGTGAGGTCAACTTAATCGGGGGTGAGTAG
- a CDS encoding NAD(+) kinase — MPLAFATIGLIGKYGDPSVNAALSTLSTYLQAQGLRVMLDEVTAKTFPRQGMETASRQTIGAHCDLVIVIGGDGTLLNAARSLADTGIPLVGINLGRLGFLADISPDRMIEIMAEILRGHYLLEERCLLRSAIKRGDKEINESCAFNDVVVHKWNMARMIEFETYINGQFVNSQRADGLIVATPTGSTAYALSGGGPILHPTLSAIALVPICPHTLSSRPIVVNSDSQIDVVITDCNHERAQLTCDGQMNFDLFEGDHIHIQKNNRPIRLIHPADHDHYKILRTKLRWGEKL; from the coding sequence ATGCCACTGGCATTTGCCACCATCGGTCTGATTGGAAAATACGGCGACCCAAGCGTCAATGCAGCGCTCAGCACTCTTAGCACCTACCTGCAAGCGCAGGGGTTACGGGTTATGCTGGACGAGGTTACTGCCAAAACCTTTCCCCGGCAAGGAATGGAAACCGCCAGCCGCCAGACCATTGGCGCACACTGCGATCTTGTGATTGTCATTGGTGGAGACGGCACACTGCTTAATGCCGCACGCTCTCTGGCTGATACCGGCATCCCCTTGGTTGGAATCAACCTCGGCAGGCTGGGCTTTCTCGCCGATATTTCTCCCGATCGCATGATCGAAATAATGGCGGAAATCCTGCGCGGGCATTACCTTCTGGAAGAGCGCTGCCTGCTACGCAGCGCCATCAAACGTGGCGACAAAGAAATCAATGAAAGCTGCGCCTTCAATGATGTGGTTGTCCACAAATGGAACATGGCGCGCATGATCGAATTTGAGACCTACATCAACGGCCAGTTCGTCAACAGCCAGCGTGCTGACGGGCTTATCGTCGCCACGCCAACCGGCTCCACTGCGTATGCGCTATCCGGTGGCGGGCCGATTCTGCATCCTACACTCAGCGCAATTGCCTTGGTGCCGATCTGCCCTCACACCTTGAGCAGCCGCCCGATTGTCGTCAACAGTGACAGCCAGATTGATGTCGTCATCACTGACTGTAATCACGAGCGGGCGCAGCTTACCTGTGATGGGCAGATGAATTTCGACCTGTTCGAGGGCGACCATATCCATATCCAGAAAAATAACCGCCCAATCCGACTCATTCACCCGGCGGATCACGACCACTATAAAATTCTACGCACCAAGTTGCGCTGGGGGGAGAAGCTTTAA